The stretch of DNA TATAAGGAGACAAGCAATGAGAAGGGTTGCGATACTATTGGCATATGTCTGTGCAGGCGTGATTATAGTGGGCATGATCGGCTGTTCGCAATCTACTCCTCCCGAACAGAAGGCGGTGGGCAAGGAGGCGCTCAAGGTAGCCGCGGTATTCACCACGCCCATTGAAGAGCCCTGGGATGGGCGTGTCCACCAGGCATTGCTGAGAGCGAAGAAAGAGCTCGATATTAACTACCAGTGGGCCGAGTCTGTTCCGAGACCAGATTACGAGCGCGTGGTCAGCGAGTTCGCGGACAGGGGCTTCGAACTCGTCATGGGCGACGCGTTCGGCTCCGAGGAAGCGGTGCGGCGGGTTGCGAAAGACTATCCGAGGGTCGCATTCTGTTTCGGCTCGGGGCTGGGGCCGGTTGAGCCGAACTTCTCTGTGTTTGATGATTGGATCCATGAGCCCGCATACCTGTGCGGGCTGATTGCAGGCAAGCTCACAAAGTCAAACGTGATCGGCGTGGTCGGCGGGTATTCGGTCCCCGAGGTCAACCGCATCATCAACGCCTTTATCACCGGAGCGAAGGAAGTCAATCCGAAAGCCTCGATTAAGGTGGTTTTCATCAATTCGTGGTTCGATCCACCGAAGGCAAAGGAGGCCGCCATTGCCCAGGTGGCTCTGGGGGCTGACGTGCTCTTCGCAGAGCGCTATGGCGTCATCGAGGCGGCGAAGGAGAAGGGTGTCGTCGCGTTCGGCAACATGCTGGATCAATCGTCGCTCGCTCCAAACACCGTGGTCACCTCCCCCGTCTGGGATATGTGGCCCACGGTTGAGCACGTGATCAAATCGGTGAGGGGAGGCACCTATGTCGCAATGGATTACGCCGAGTGGTCAATGATGAAGAAGGGCGGCGCATGCCTCGCCCCGTACCACGAGTTTGAAACCAAACTTTCACCTGAAATCAAAACGATGGTCGAGAAGAAAACGGGCGAAATCATGAACGGCCTCTTCAGGGTCCCGATCAACGAGAAGATACCGGTGTCAGACTGAAGAAAGATTCATTAAATACGTGGTCTCGATTCTGCCCAATCCGAGTATGAGAGGGTAAAGTAATGCAAGAATAGATTCGCTGGGGGTGTATAGGTTGATATTAAAAGGATATACGCCTTCACCACTTAATTATGACGCAGGATTCAGGTTACGGCCCCTCTACAGATTCAAATAGCCCCGGTGATCACAAACTCCGCGCCTTCTCCCGTGCCAGCGCCATCGCTTTTTCTATCGCCGCCCCCGCGACCGTAGGGCCCGCTGCGTCCATGGGCTGAGCGATCACAAATGTGATATCGGTGATGCCGACGAATCCGAAGACCGTGCGCAGGTACGGCTCCTGGAAATCGTAATTGTGTAAGGGGCTCTCCGGCCGGTAGTCGCCACCCCGGCTCGCAATGACCACCATTTTCCTATTTTTCGCCAGGCCCTCGACCCCC from Candidatus Auribacterota bacterium encodes:
- a CDS encoding BMP family protein; the encoded protein is MRRVAILLAYVCAGVIIVGMIGCSQSTPPEQKAVGKEALKVAAVFTTPIEEPWDGRVHQALLRAKKELDINYQWAESVPRPDYERVVSEFADRGFELVMGDAFGSEEAVRRVAKDYPRVAFCFGSGLGPVEPNFSVFDDWIHEPAYLCGLIAGKLTKSNVIGVVGGYSVPEVNRIINAFITGAKEVNPKASIKVVFINSWFDPPKAKEAAIAQVALGADVLFAERYGVIEAAKEKGVVAFGNMLDQSSLAPNTVVTSPVWDMWPTVEHVIKSVRGGTYVAMDYAEWSMMKKGGACLAPYHEFETKLSPEIKTMVEKKTGEIMNGLFRVPINEKIPVSD